Proteins encoded in a region of the Vicia villosa cultivar HV-30 ecotype Madison, WI linkage group LG5, Vvil1.0, whole genome shotgun sequence genome:
- the LOC131605311 gene encoding uncharacterized protein LOC131605311 — MGCFSVIFHHGGNFVHENHTFYTGGSETIVVGQDSDKWSFFEAVGLVKDKGYDGFRLWRKIPQMDEGFTHVVDDAQVGDIANHCMSCKVDGHIWVEHGVQDIRTKMFNPDIEMFNDCSENENTDDDYIIFDDSEEERACEVEDEHFKRVEVEIYVSGNRVEVNGKSLTRPDTNISKKKRRNANNFGKTEVDYDSEELDSSDPNESEKEDERPSNQSMSNSEVSFKLGMEFKPLAKFKDAIREWSVLNGREITFVKNEGYRVSKLVFEKRKSQGKVKVSEIMSELRQKYLVSITLGKAWRAKSMEEKIIEGDVKEQYNMLWSYVAELKKHCAGNTVKINTLRPLPTIQPRFERFYVWFDGCKKGFTKACRPFMGVYGGHLKTQYGGQLLVAIARDSNDQYDPLAFGVVETETKDNWKWFM; from the exons ATGGGTTGTTTCAGTGTAATCTTTCACCATGGAGGAAACTTTGTGCATGAAAATCACACGTTTTATACGGGAGGGAGTGAAACCATCGTGGTAGGTCAAGACTCTGATAAGTGGAGTTTCTTTGAAGCTGTCGGTTTGGTCAAAGACAAGGGTTATGATGGCTTTAGGCTTTGGAGGAAGATTCCACAAATGGACGAAGGGTTTACTCATGTTGTTGATGATGCACAAGTTGGAGACATTGCCAATCACTGCATGTCTTGTAAAGTGGATGGACACATTTGGGTAGAACATGGGGTTCAAGACATTAGGACCAAGATGTTCAACCCTGATATTGAAATGTTTAATGATTGCAGTGAAAATGAAAATACTGATGATGATTACATAATATTTGATgacagtgaagaagaaagagcatGTGAAGTAGAAGATGAACACTTTAAGCGAGTGGAAGTAGAAATATATGTAAGTGGGAATAGGGTTGAGGTAAATGGTAAATCATTGACAAGGCCGGATAccaatatttccaaaaaaaaaag GAGGAATGCAAATAACTTTGGAAAGACTGAGGTTGATTATGATAGTGAAGAGCTGGATAGTTCAGACCCTAATGAAAGTGAGAAGGAGGATGAGAGACCATCAAACCAAAGTATGAGCAATTCAGAGGTGAGCTTCAAGTTAGGTATGGAATTCAAACCTCTGGCTAAATTTAAGGATGCAATTAGGGAGTGGTCTGTGTTAAATGGAAGAGAGATAACATTTGTCAAGAATGAGGGCTACAGG GTATCTAAACTAGTTTTTGAAAAGAGGAAGTCACAAGGTAAAGTTAAAGTTAGTGAAATCATGTCTGAACTGCGCCAAAAATACTTAGTTTCCATAACCCTAGGCAAGGCTTGGAGAGCTAAATCAATGGAAGAGAAAATAATTGAAGGGGATGTAAAGGAGCAATACAACATGCTCTGGAGTTATGTAGCTGAGCTAAAGAAGCATTGTGCTGGTAATACTGTCAAGATTAACACTTTGAGGCCATTGCCAACCATACAACCAAGATTTGAAAGGTTTTATGTTTGGTTTGATGGTTGTAAAAAGGGGTTTACTAAGGCATGTAGACCTTTTATGGGAGTATATGGGGGCCACCTTAAGACCCAATATGGAGGACAATTACTAGTAGCTATTGCAAGGGATTCAAATGACCAATATGATCCTTTGGCTTTTggtgtagttgagactgaaactAAGGACAACTGGAAATGGTTTATGTAG
- the LOC131607185 gene encoding geraniol 8-hydroxylase-like, which produces MEFLLSYLFLSFLLAFTLYFLLSKCTKNNSNMIKLPPGPTPLPLIGNLHQLGKSPHKSLAKLAEIHGPLMTLKLGQVTTIVVSSPNMAKQILQTHDNILSNRAIPGAVKVHDHHKYNMAFIPIAPLWRELRKICNNQLFSNKTLDESKGIRLQKLKDCLNDINQSSLMNEAVNIGDMVFKTSINLLSNTIFSVDLVQSSDSVGDFKELILNILKECGKPNIADLFPALNMFDFDLQGIKRRNAVHAQKVFDIFQRLIDERLKLREEQGFDTKSDMLRTLLDIAEDHSQEMSIAKIPHLSLTLFIAGTDTISSTLEWAMSELVKNEKIMTKAKQELEQIIGKGKPIEDSDIAKLPYLQAIIKETFRLHPSVPFLVPRKANANVEIDGYTIPKDAQIWVNVWAIGRNSSVWENENLFSPERFLNSDIDSKGHNFELLPFGAGRRICPGLSLATKMLHLMLGSFINCFDWKLEDGMKTEDMNMEEKFGLSLEKSQPLRVVPEKVCN; this is translated from the exons ATGGAGTTTTTGCTAAGTTATTTGTTCCTCTCATTTCTATTAGCATTCACTCTCTATTTTCTACTTTCTAAATGCACTAAAAACAACTCAAACATGATTAAACTTCCACCAGGGCCTACACCTCTTCCTCTTATAGGAAACCTCCATCAATTAGGAAAAAGCCCTCACAAATCCTTAGCCAAATTAGCTGAAATTCATGGTCCACTCATGACTCTAAAGTTAGGCCAAGTAACAACCATAGTTGTATCTTCACCCAACATGGCCAAACAAATACTCCAAACACATGATAATATCTTATCTAACAGAGCCATTCCCGGTGCTGTAAAAGTTCATGACCACCATAAATACAACATGGCGTTCATACCAATTGCACCTCTTTGGAGAGAGTTAAGAAAAATATGCAATAATCAATTATTCTCTAACAAAACACTTGATGAGAGTAAGGGAATCAGGCTTCAGAAACTGAAAGACTGTCTCAATGATATTAATCAAAGTAGTCTTATGAATGAAGCTGTTAATATTGGAGATATGGTTTTCAAGACATCCATTAATTTGTTGTCAAACACCATTTTCTCCGTAGATTTGGTTCAATCATCTGATTCAGTTGGAGATTTCAAGGAGCTAATCTTGAATATATTGAAAGAGTGTGGAAAACCAAACATTGCGGATCTTTTTCCTGCTTTAAATATGTTTGACTTTGATCTACAGGGTATTAAACGACGTAACGCTGTTCATGCTCAGAAAGTCTTTGATATCTTCCAACGGTTAATTGATGAAAGATTGAAGCTGAGGGAAGAACAAGGTTTTGATACAAAAAGTGACATGCTAAGAACCTTGCTCGACATTGCTGAAGACCACAGCCAAGAGATGAGCATTGCCAAAATCCCACATTTATCTCTG ACTTTATTTATTGCTGGTACGGACACAATTTCATCTACTTTAGAATGGGCAATGTCAGAATTGGTCAAAAATGAAAAGATTATGACAAAAGCAAAACAAGAGTTGGAACAAATCATTGGCAAAGGAAAACCAATTGAAGATTCAGATATTGCGAAGCTTCCTTATTTACAAGCAATAATAAAAGAGACATTTAGATTACACCCTTCCGTTCCATTTTTAGTCCCTCGAAAAGCCAATGCAAATGTTGAAATTGATGGCTACACAATTCCAAAAGATGCACAAATTTGGGTGAATGTGTGGGctattggtagaaattcaagtgTTTGGGAAAATGAAAATTTGTTTTCACCAGAGAGATTCTTAAATTCTGACATTGATTCTAAAGGTCACAATTTCGAGCTTCTACCATTTGGCGCTGGAAGGAGAATTTGTCCTGGATTGTCGTTGGCTACAAAGATGTTACATTTGATGTTGGGTTCATTTATCAATTGTTTTGACTGGAAATTAGAAGATGGAATGAAAACAGAAGATATGAACATGGAGGAAAAGTTTGGACTATCATTAGAGAAGTCTCAGCCACTGAGAGTTGTTCCAGAAAAAGTATGCAACTAG